A window of the Ostrea edulis chromosome 1, xbOstEdul1.1, whole genome shotgun sequence genome harbors these coding sequences:
- the LOC125680710 gene encoding E3 ubiquitin-protein ligase MYLIP-like, whose product MSTTKMWCLVSQPNSVVLDVEVDQRANGQECLEKVCEKLCIDHSEKDYFGLQYRGNKGENLWLNMRNRIEKQLSGPQPLRFQLRVKFFVQPHMLLQDTTRHQFYLQVYYELKIKKLLVSDEEQLVKIMALISQAEHGNQANSEQQILSYQNLIQGIAFCSDEIITNLAYEHSKYRGMPRRSAEYRVVQEASLLPSYGMEYHEAKNEANEDIVVGVGPEGVLIYDTNMTEISRFPYPIVQKAIHNSKKCLLYVFAEDGETTHEEFKMVSLKAAIALYRSITEMHTFFRCDTINMDSEVFSQVSQNLKDVLASIFLKESNSVGMNYVFDVQHTFREVYDSTKRKMFMSQQGLDGQGHSESEMDATCDNREMSVCEEYKRQLEKFQESLICRVCMDKDISTVLCPCGHMVCCNECAERLEECPVCRTMINTVQGVFFPAIVTAANR is encoded by the exons atgtcaacaacaaaGATGTGGTGTCTTGTCTCACAACCAAATTCCGTTGTTCTTGATGTTGAAGTGGATCAGCGAGCCAATGGACAAGAATGCTTAGAAAAG GTATGCGAAAAGCTTTGTATAGATCATTCAGAAAAAGATTACTTTGGCCTTCAATACAGAGGGAACAAGGGAGAGAACTTATGGCTTAACATGAGGAACCGAATTGAAAAACAGTTGTCTGGTCCACAGCCATTACGATTTCAGTTGAGAGTCAAGTTCTTTGTCCAGCCTCACATGTTGTTACAAGATACAACCAG ACATCAGTTTTACCTGCAAGTATACTATGAACTCAAGATCAAGAAATTGTTGGTGTCAGATGAAGAGCAGTTAGTCAAAATCATGGCTCTAATATCTCAGGCAGAACATGGCAACCAAGCAAACAGTGAGCAGCAAATCCTGTCCTATCAAAATCTGATCCAAGGAATTGCCTTTTGCTCTGATGAGATCATTACCAATCTAGCGTATGAGCATTCGAAATACAGAGGCATGCCTAGACGATCAGCAGAGTACAGGGTTGTACAGGAGGCATCCTTGTTGCCTAGTTATGGCATGGAATATCATGAGGCCAAAAACGAGGCTAATGAGGATATTGTTGTGGGTGTTGGACCCGAGGGTGTGCTCATCTATGACACCAACATGACAGAAATATCCAG GTTCCCTTATCCGATTGTCCAAAAAGCCATCCATAACAGCAAAAAGTGCTTGCTGTATGTTTTTGCAGAGGACGGAGAGACCACACATGAAGAGTTCAAGATGGTCAGTTTAAAGGCTGCCATTGCTTTATACAGGAGCATCACAGAGATGCATACATTCTTCAGGTGTGACACCATCAACATGGACTCTGAGGTTTTTTCTCAGGTCAGTCAGAATTTGAAGGATGTCCTGGCCTCCATATTCCTGAAGGAAAGTAATTCTGTTG GTATGAATTATGTTTTCGATGTGCAACACACCTTTAGAGAGGTGTATGACAGCACAAAGAGGAAGATGTTTATGTCACAACAAGGCCTggatggtcaaggtcactcagaatcAGAAATGGATGCAACCTGTGACAACAGAGAAATGTCAGTTTGTGAG GAATACAAGAGGCAGTTGGAGAAGTTTCAGGAATCATTGATTTGTCGAGTGTGCATGGACAAGGACATTTCGACAGTGCTGTGCCCCTGTGGTCACATGGTCTGTTGTAATGAATGTGCTGAGAGACTTGAAGAGTGCCCTGTGTGTCGGACTATGATAAACACTGTACAGGGTGTATTTTTCCCCGCGATTGTCACAGCAGCCAATAGGTAA